The following proteins are encoded in a genomic region of Nicotiana sylvestris chromosome 4, ASM39365v2, whole genome shotgun sequence:
- the LOC138890366 gene encoding uncharacterized protein, translated as MLLEFAKAFGLVIANSRFPKRKEHLVTFQNAVAKTQIDYLLLMRCDSGLCKDCKVIPSETLATQYRLLVIDVGIRLERRKRFARGSPRIRWGALTKDKTQELEWWLLAMGAWRSSGDANTMWSATTNCIRASAIEVLGVSTGVSGRHKRDWWWNELVQGKVEAKKAAYLKLVGSIGEKEWRACMERYKVARKEAKLSVIEAKTAAYGRMYEELG; from the coding sequence ATGCTGTTGGAATTCGCTAAGGCTTTCGGGTTGGTGATTGCGAACTCGAGATTTCCGAAGAGgaaggagcatttggttacttttcaaaatgcggtagcaaagactcagattgactatcttcTCCTCATGAGGTGTGACAGCGGGTTGTGCAAGGATTGCAAGGTGATTCCGAGTGAGACACTTGCAACACAGTATAGACTCTTGGTGATAGACGTTGGTATTAGGTTAGAGAGGAGGAAACGCTTTGCTCGGGGATCACCGAGAATCAGATGGGGAGCCCTAACTAAGGATAAAACCCAAGAGTTGGAGTGGTGGTTGTTGgctatgggagcttggaggagCAGTGGGGAtgcaaacactatgtggtcagCAACAACAAATTGTATAAGGGCGTCTGCGAtagaggtgttaggggtctcgaCCGGTGTCTCTGGTAGACATAAaagagactggtggtggaatgaattagtccaaggtaaagtggaagcgaagaaggcggCATACCTAAAGTTAGTGGGGAGCATAGGTGAGAAGGAGTGGCGAGCGTGCATggagagatataaggtagctaggaaggaagctAAACTGTCAGTCATAGAGGCTAAGACTGCGGCTTATGGTCGTATGTACGAGGAACTAGGGTAA